The following is a genomic window from Psychrobacter immobilis.
GATAGGTTTGGTACAAATATTAATGCGTCAGCATGCGATTCAGTTTTACTATCAGCAAGCTTTATTGGTAGTCATGCCAGCTTACTTTGTAAGAGCAGGCGACGGGCAATGACGAGATTCAATATACTGATATTCAAAAGGCGTTATGCTGCTGCAATCCATCCATCAAAGTCTAGCAATAATATCGCTGTTATAAATACCATTATATGAAATGGTGATATTCAGCAATTATTTGTTTAGGTAAAGCAATTGGTCACTCTTTATTTATCGTTCTTTCTGGTATAACGTCAATAATATCTTGGGTGTTTTACGGTTAGGTGTCGCGGCTCCGGTGATCAGCGGGGCGTACTTGGCAAACAGAATAAATGACCAAACTATCGGTGTGGTGCTGTATTCATATCTTTTTTATCGTTATCTGTTTGACCACCAATACGTAGGCAGCTATCGATATACTTCTCGATCCTAATGCTAAACAACCCATACTTGCTCAACTACACTTGCCTAAAGGACCGCCAGATAACCAGTCATTAAATCATGAATAATTATCAAATAAAGTCGTTGTCATGCAGGTTGTGAGTCAATGTAGTGTCATTATCGGTCAATAAACAGGCGCTTAGCCAAACTTATCAACGCTGAATTTATGAACACAAAGGTATTTAGTGTCACTATTTATTCTATGGTACTGAGTAAAGTCAGTACGATACTTTCATTTTACAATTTATGGGGACATATCTATAAATATCTACAAGTGATATTTCTAAACAGATACTGCGCCCTAAAATCCGATTAAACATACAATGTTTGCAGGGTATACCGCTAATACCTTTTCATTAAAAGTTCGTAAAAATGGTAATGCGCTATATGGTAATGCGCTATTTAGAACAACAACAACGATTATTGCTGCAGTCTCTGCTTAATTGTCGCTCAACATGCTAAACTATAGCAAATCTTTCTGTAAATACCTAACTAAAAATGACGAAGCCAAAAATGACTGACGACGCACCTACCCATGAAGCCCCTGCTATTTTTAATAGTAAAACACGCCCGCAAAGCGCTGATGATGAAATCAGCAACTTTGGTAAGGTAAACTATCTTGAAGTAACCCGCCATCAACACGATCAGCGCTTGGATAATTTCTTACTGAACCGTTTAAAAGGTCTGCCAAAACCGCATATCTATAAAATGATTCGCTCAGATGAGATTCGGGTCAATAATAAACGCTGCAAAGCGCACGACAGAGTACAGCGTGAAGACGTGGTACGTATCGCGCCAGTGGTACTTGCTACCCGCGAAAAACCAATTATCAGTGCCGAGTTTGCTAAAAGCTTGTTAGCGCGCGTAGTATATGAAGACGAAGGAATGTTAGTACTGAATAAGCCTTCTGGCATCGCCGTTCACGGTGGGAGTGGTTTGGACTTTGGTGTTATCGAAGCCATGCGTGAAGTGACAGGTAAAAAATACCTAGAGCTGATACATCGCATTGATAAAGACACCTCAGGTCTATTGATGATTTCTAAAAAACGCTCAGCGTTAAAAGCGTTGCAACAGCATCTCGTCGATAAAACCATCCAAAAGCATTACTTATGTATCGCTAAAGGTCAGCCAGCATTAAATGAGCAACGCATTGATGCATCATTGCTACGCTATACAGTTGCTAGTGGTGAACGCCGCGTCAAAGTAGATGCGCAAGACCCACAATCTAAAGAAAGCCATACGGATATCGTCGTTCATGGTCGTTTTATGATTGCTGATCAGCCAGTTAGTTTAATTGAAGCCAAACCACTGACCGGTCGCACTCATCAAATCCGTGTGCATTTGGCTCATATTGGTCACGCTATCTTGGGTGATGATAAATATAATGTGCATGATAAATCAGGCGTCCATCGCCTGTGTCTGCATGCGTGGCGTTTAGACATTCCAGGCTATGAAACTATTACTGCACCGCTACCAGATGACATGGCAGATTGGTTGCCAGAGCAAATTAAATTGCCTGAATAAGTCGCCAAATAAAATTTTTAAGCATTAACTTTAAACGTCACGAACGCTTATTTTTCTTAATAAGTCGCCGTGACGTTTTCGTATCTACCATTTATTATTGATATTCGTTAAGGTCTATTTATGAGCAATCAATCTGTCGCTAGTATCTCTAGCGCTTCCAAAGGAACTCAGTTATCAGCCAGCCATCGTTTAGCGGATAAGACGCTGATTATTTTTGATTGGGATGGGACGCTGATGGATTCCATTGGATTAATCGTTGAGTCAATGCATGTGGCAGGAGAGGCGCATGGGTTCCAGACCACCGATAAAGCTGTACAAGACATCATTGGGCTGAGCTTAATGAATGGCATTGAGATTTTGTATCCGCAAGCCAATGACACGCAAAAGCTTGCGATTCAGCAAAACTATGCAGACCACTATATTGCCAACAGCCACAGTACACCGCTTTTTGCGCCGATAGAAGGGATGTTGCAGACCCTACAAGCCCAAGGTAAAAGTCTCGCGGTTGCAACTGGTAAAAAGCGAAAGGGCTTAGACCGCGTATTAGATGCTTCAGAGAGCCACCATTATTTTGTGATGACCCGCTGTGCCGATGAGGCAGGCTCAAAACCTGACCCGCAGATGTTGACCGATATTTTGGATTATACGCAGCAGCAAATCGCCAATGCTGTTTTCATCGGTGACAGTATCTACGATATCCAAATGGCAACGAGACTGGGCATGACCAGTATTGCGGTGAATTATGGTACAGCATCACCTACAGAGCTCGCCGCACAGCAACCCACTTATCAGGTTGACACGCCACAAGCGTTGGCTGAGCTTCTATGTGCTTAACTAAAAGCACTTAAATAAAGGTGCTTCAATAAAAAACTTTTTGAATGCTAAAAAATGATAATAAAAAAAGGGCTTATCGATAATAATGATAAACCCTTTTTACTTGGAGACGATGATATTTATTTGTTTTATTTTTGAGCACTATCCTTATTGAGCACTATCCTTATTGAGTGCTATCCTTCTGAGTACTTTCCTTTTCAATAGCGTCTTTTTCGATGTTATCTTTTTCGATCGCTTCTTCCAACTCAGCGCCTTCTAGTAACGCAAAAGAGGATTCAATGATTTTGTCTGCATCGAGCTGATACTCATACCAGTTGCCCATGACACCAGCCAGCTCATCAAGACCTTCTTTTCTTAGTGCTGAAAATAGCTGAATGCTACAGTTCAATCCCAGTTCTTTTAGTCTTTTACGAGTATTAAGTAACGCATTTTTAGATGCGCCATACTTTAGCTTATCTGCTTTGGTTAATAAGATATGCACCGGCAGTTCACCATCATTTGCCCAACGTAGCATTTGCTCGTCAAAGAACTTCAATGGATGACGAATATCAGTCATGAGCACCAAACCTGCAAGGCTTGAGCGCGCCACCAAGTATTCTTCTAGCTCAACCTGCCATTCTTTTTTCATCTCAAGCGGTACGGCTGCGTAGCCATAACCTGGCAAATCCACCAAACGCCTATCAGCATCACCAATACTAAAAAAGTTAATCATCTGCGTGCGACCAGGCGTTTTAGATGAGCGTGCCAGTTGGCGCTGATTGGTTAAGGCATTAATAGCAGAGGATTTACCTGCGTTTGAGCGTCCTGCAAAGGCAACTTCTAAGCCCATATCGGGTGGGCAGAGACGAAAAGTAGGCGCTGACATCATAAACTCAGTTTGCTGAATTTTTTGACGAGATTTAGTGTTGAACAATGCATGTTCGGCGGCGACATCAGTAAACGGGGTACTCATAAATGGCTCATTAATCTTTAAGAAATTGGATACGGTTATAAAATTTTAATCAACTGGTTGTCGAGAAGACAGTGCATTAGACAAAAAATCGTTACGAAGTTATTCATCATAACTTTCAATGTTTATTGGTCATAAACACAGTCATTTCAAGTTACCGACTATTCTATACTATTACTTATCTTACTTATTGAAATAACTATGATTAGCATCACATAAATGACAGAATACCATTAAAATAAGCGCTCATTAGAGCAAGTTGCCGCTTTTGTTCATACGTTACCAAAGCCAAACTATATTTATCTATATTTATACGACATACATTGTTACAATGTTTAATAAGATATACTGAACGAACGACGTTTAATAGCAAGATTGATTAAACGAGAGAAGCATCAAAAGGAGGTGTTCTATGGTTTCAATCAATGCATTTTTTAGCCAGACCTATCGAGTTTTAGTAGGTAGCGGAGCGGTATTACTGCTCAGTAGTGCTATCATGACTAGCGCTAATGCTGCTGATATTGCAGCCACCTATGATAACTCATGTGCTGCCTGTCACGATAGTGGGGCGCTGAACGCCATCAAAAAAGGTGATAGTGCCAAATGGCAACAGCTTATCAAACAAAAAAGCATGCCGACACTTATCAATTCCGTCAAAAGTGGTATGACGCAGATGCCTGCTGGTGGTCTTTGTAACAGTTGTAGCGATGATGATTATCGTAAGTTGATTGAGTACATGAGTAAGTGAGACGCTGACCGATAAAGCAACACAATACGACACACTATAAAACAACTTAAAAAAGCGCTGGGTTTTTTAGCCTGTAAGCGCTTTTTGTTTTTTGTTGGCATACTTGTCTATGTGTTAGAAAAACTGATGGATGTGACGATTAAGTAGGCAAATGCTACAAAGTCTTGCTATAATAATCGAAAATAAACCCTGATGTTAGTAAGTACTTTCAGACTGCTTGTGGCCAAGACCTTAAAACATATACCTACCTAATCAATAGTAGGGTGGTTTATATGAGGTATCTTATCAGTGCAATCACTCTAAATAATGCTTACGCCGAGCTAGTAGGATTTGTATCAATGAAAAAGTTAATCGCTGCTGCCAGCTTATGCGTTGCAAGTTTCAGCGTACAAGCTGCTATTATTGTTCCTGAGTACGACGTCGATGCCGGTAAGCAAATTGCAGAAACGGTTTGTGCTGCTTGTCATGGTGTTGATGGTGTGAGTGTTGTCCCTGCGCAGCCTAACTTGGGTGGCCAAAACGTAAAATACCTTTACAAACAGTTGGTCAACTTTAAAGCAGGTTATCGCAAGAACGGTATTATGCAATCACAAATTGCAAATTTATCGCAGCAAGATTTAGCCAACGTGGCTGGTTATTATGCTAGCCAAGCGCCTTGGGGTGTTGGATTTGGTAATCCTGCGACCAACCAAGAAGCCACTAAGCTATTCTTAGGCGGTGACAAGTCACGCGGTGTCATCGGTTGTGCAGGCTGTCATGGTCCAGACGCTGCTGGTAATACTTGGGCGGCATTTCCACGCTTAGGTGGTCAGCATGCACAGTACATCTCCACTCAGCTAAAACTCTTCCGTGCGGCTGGCCGTGTTGATGATGTTGACAGTGATGAGCAAAAACGTGTCAATGATGCTGCGAAAGAAGGCGATATGGGCATGATGCAGACAGTCGCATCGAAACTATCGGATCGTGATATTCGTATCTTGTCAGATTATATCAGTGCTGTTCACTAATTGATTGGTATCAGCTACGAGTGCCTAATGCACGTTACCTCGCTGAAATTAATAAGCACTTGACCATATATCCGCCATTGTTTCATTATTAAACCCCGATTTCGGGGTTTTTTTATAACTGTTCATCCCTTATATTATAGAGACCTTATAGTTATTCCATTATAAAAGAGTCGCTGCATTAACCTCTCTTGAAGTATTGAATATATATTTGCTTCTGGTTACCTTGTGCTTCTTTTAAATGGAATCGACTATATAAAATAAAACTGCTTACAGAGGCCTATCGTTGCTCTGTATCATGATAAATTATCGTTATTCACTTTATACCAAACCCACAGAGTATGATTGGCGGTGTCAAACTTGTTTCGTCTACAATGCGTAGTACGGACACTCGTTTTCCTAGCTATTCTCATTTTTGTGAAAGGTATTAGATCGTTTGGATTTAGATTATGATGATCCGTTATGCTTCTTATTTTATCGCGGCACTGCTACCGCTACTGCTGTTTCGTTGGTTTGCACCAGCATCCATTGGTGAGATTGACTTTTGGTTACTCTGGCTATTGGCTATGGTATTGGTATCCTTGCCCGTCGTTTATGCGGAAATTGCCTTAGCCTATCGTAGTGTCGATGCGCCATTAGCAGGGATGCAAAAGCTTACTCGCGAAGCAGATGCCAGCCCAATATGGCGTAGTTTTGGTTGGCTCGCCGCGCTGGTCTCTATTCTGATTGCGGCGTTAGTGATCTCAGGCGCGAGCACAGGTATTTTGGCGGCATTGACGGAGCTTAATAGCGCTCCTGCTATACCAGATTTTGCGATCGCTGCTGGCCTGATGGTCATTGCTGTGTTACTCAGTTTATTGGGCGTTGCGCCATTACCGATTGGCCTGGGATTAATGGTGATAGGCTTGTTGCTCGGCGTGGCAAATGGCCTACCCAATATTGACTTTGCGATGACTGATATCAGCTTAAATGAATGGGCGCGTGCAGTCGCGTTAGCGTTGGTTAGTGTGGGTGCAGGCACAGGTTTATACTGGTTTGGTCAAAACTTGGTAACGAACCAAGTGGCAACAGCAGTAGACACGGATAATATCAATGCGCAAAAACCTGCTCGCAGCCGTGCGACGAGTGAGTATCGGGCAACCAAGTTGGTACTCCCGATTTGGATATTGCAATTGATCGTTGGGGTTGTGGCGTTATCTATTAGTGGCATGGCATTGCCACCGATTGGACAGCTATCGTATTGGATAGGGGTGTTATTTGTCGCCAGCTATTTGCTGCATTATAGTACCCAGCAATTAGCGCACAAGTTTGGATTGCTGGTCAGTTTGGTATTAACCTTTGTCTTGGCGCTTTTGTTAGTCGTTATCATACCAACTGTTTGGCTGGTCGGACTTTTAGTGATTATTAGCAGCATAGCGGTATTGTTGCTGTCTATCTTTGCGGGTTGGCAGATGAAAATTAGTCATCTGCGTAAGTCATTAAATTTTGGCAATGAAGCGTTTTATAACTTATGGCGAATAGCGATTCGTTTGATTGTGCCACTAGCACTGTTATTGGCATTGATAGGTTGGGTGATGCAGTGGTTGAGTTAACTGCTAATGGCGTTCAATCTGATAATAATTGTGCGCCGTCATCTGAGCAGACCATGCTAATGACTGTTTATTTGGCATACGCTGAAGATGCAAAATGTCAGCATTATTTAACCCTACAAGTTAATGATGAAACAAGTTTGTATGAGGCATTGAGGCAGGCAGGGTGGTTGGTGAAATTTCCAGCGTTAGCACGTTGGTGTGAGCAAGTGGCAGATATTACCACGCCAACGGCGAAGCGTTGGCATGTGGGTATCTATGCACAAAAACAGCCGCTCAGCTATCGCTTGCAGCCTTTTGATCGTATCGAAGTATATCGCAGCTTAAGCGCTGATCCCATGTCTCAGCGCAAAAATAAATCTCGAGTTTAAGCGATGTTGCGCCATCTATCATCAAAGCCAGTTGCCGTTCTTGATTATGAGGCAGGCAGGCTTTCGATACCTTCAATACGATTGACCAAACCATTATTATCAAAGTAGATAATTAAGTGCTGACTGGCATTTTTGACATCAGCAATACCCTTGCGGCTACCTTCTGTCCCTGCTTTGTAATCGTAAATATAATCCCAACGCTTAGGTTCTAAGGTGTCTCTAATAGCTGGGCTACCAAGGATATAAAGGACTTGGTTTTGATTCATACCCACTTGCAGTTTTTGCGCTTGTGCTTGAGTGATGGCAGTGCCTTGTGGCAAATCAATCTTATAAACACTCAATAATGAGCAGCCAGACACAGCGACAGTAGCGCTAAGCATACTGGTTATGACAATCTTGCGTAATACGCTTGTAGGGCTTAACGGACGAAAAGTTAATGTCTTTATCATGGTAAGATGACTCATAAGAAATGAATTAGGCGCAGCCAGAGGTTGTTAATGCGAGTCTGGCTGACAATCTTGGACAAATGATACGTCATTTACTTGCAATTTCCTACCACTTACGACATTATTTACCAAATGCTACCTGAGTCATTTTATTATTTATATTTTAAATTCATAGACTTGCGTTAGGATTATTATAGAGAATAACAGGCTTGGACATGAGGTCAAATCAGCCAGTCTGCTGTTATTAAAATGTTTCATATACTATAAAAAATAATCGTTAACGATTATTTATCTCATATTTTTGGTTCTTTATTTGCTAAGACTGTCACAGTCAGAAGGGATATTATGGCTTCTTTTACCAATCAAGATTTACGTAAAGCGGGATTAAAAGTCACGTTACCTCGCATCAAGATTTTAGAGCTACTAGAGAGTGCAGAGTTGCATCATATGAGTGCTGAGGAGGTTTATAAGGCACTGATAGAGCAAGGTGAGGATGTGGGTTTAGCGACTGTCTACCGAGTACTGACGCAATTTGAGCAAGCTGGTATCGTCGAGCGTCATAACTTCGAAAATAATTTATCGGTGTTTGAGATTACCCAAGAAGGGCATCATGACCATCTGGTTTGTGATGTTTGTGGCAAGATTATAGAGTTTCATAACGAAGTCATCGAAGAAGAGCAACTTAAAGTCGCAGAAAAGCACGGATTTAAGTTATCAGGTCATTCATTGGTGCTATACGGTATTTGTAATGACCAAGAGTGTCGGGATAGCATCAAGTAATTTTTTAATTGGTGAGCATGCTCTATATTTGATATCGTTTTTAGTACATTATCGCCATATATAAAATAAGAAAGCCCTCATAATAATATGAGGGCTTTCTTATAAGTTTTTATGGCAAAAACGAATAACAACGCTCAAAAGCCATGCTTAACTGATATCTAATGATAAGTTATCCGCACCTTCATCCAGATTGGCGGTGCCATTCTTACTGCTGAGTTTGATTTTTAGGCGCAAATCATTAGGAGAGTCAGCATGAAGAATCGCTTCTTTATAGGTGATTTCTCCTTGCTCATATAAGTCAAAAAGAGCCTGATCAAAGGTTTGCATACCGCTATCCCGCGATCGTGTCATGACATCTTTGATTTCATGAACCTCGCCTTTACGGATATAATCACTAATCAGCTGTGAGTTCAATAGAATTTCGATAGCCGCACGGCGTCCTTTACCATCAGGAGTGGGAATGAGCTGCTGCGCAATAATGGCTTGCAAGTTGAGCGACAAATCCATAAATAACTGATTGTGGCGACTGGTTTCAAAAAAGTGAATGATACGGTCAATCGCTTGGTTGGCGTTGTTGGCGTGCAACGTTGCAAACACTAGATGGCCTGTTTCTGCGTACTGAATAGCATAACTCATGACTTCACGGTTACGAATCTCACCGATTAAGATGACATCGGGTGCTTGGCGTAACGTGTTTTTTAGCCCTGCCTCAAATGAATGGGTATCGATACCAACTTCACGCTGGGTAATAATACAACCACGATGTTTGTGGACAAACTCGATAGGATCTTCGATGGTAATGATGTGACCATGCGAGTTTTGATTACGGTGTCCGATCATAGAAGCAAGAGTCGTTGATTTACCTGTACCTGTTGCACCCACTAGCAGAATGATACCGCGTTTTTTCATTGCCAGCTCTTTTAACGCGGGCGGCAAACGCAACTCTTCGACAGTCGGAATTTTATTCTCAATTTTCCGTAAAATCATCCCTGCCATATCACGCTGTATAAAGGCACTGACCCGAAAACGTGCTTGCTGTGCTTCATCAGCAATGGCAAATTGGCACTCGTTGGTCTCTTCAAACTCTTTTTGCTGGTTTGGT
Proteins encoded in this region:
- a CDS encoding RluA family pseudouridine synthase, giving the protein MTDDAPTHEAPAIFNSKTRPQSADDEISNFGKVNYLEVTRHQHDQRLDNFLLNRLKGLPKPHIYKMIRSDEIRVNNKRCKAHDRVQREDVVRIAPVVLATREKPIISAEFAKSLLARVVYEDEGMLVLNKPSGIAVHGGSGLDFGVIEAMREVTGKKYLELIHRIDKDTSGLLMISKKRSALKALQQHLVDKTIQKHYLCIAKGQPALNEQRIDASLLRYTVASGERRVKVDAQDPQSKESHTDIVVHGRFMIADQPVSLIEAKPLTGRTHQIRVHLAHIGHAILGDDKYNVHDKSGVHRLCLHAWRLDIPGYETITAPLPDDMADWLPEQIKLPE
- a CDS encoding HAD family hydrolase translates to MSNQSVASISSASKGTQLSASHRLADKTLIIFDWDGTLMDSIGLIVESMHVAGEAHGFQTTDKAVQDIIGLSLMNGIEILYPQANDTQKLAIQQNYADHYIANSHSTPLFAPIEGMLQTLQAQGKSLAVATGKKRKGLDRVLDASESHHYFVMTRCADEAGSKPDPQMLTDILDYTQQQIANAVFIGDSIYDIQMATRLGMTSIAVNYGTASPTELAAQQPTYQVDTPQALAELLCA
- the yihA gene encoding ribosome biogenesis GTP-binding protein YihA/YsxC produces the protein MSTPFTDVAAEHALFNTKSRQKIQQTEFMMSAPTFRLCPPDMGLEVAFAGRSNAGKSSAINALTNQRQLARSSKTPGRTQMINFFSIGDADRRLVDLPGYGYAAVPLEMKKEWQVELEEYLVARSSLAGLVLMTDIRHPLKFFDEQMLRWANDGELPVHILLTKADKLKYGASKNALLNTRKRLKELGLNCSIQLFSALRKEGLDELAGVMGNWYEYQLDADKIIESSFALLEGAELEEAIEKDNIEKDAIEKESTQKDSTQ
- a CDS encoding c-type cytochrome yields the protein MVSINAFFSQTYRVLVGSGAVLLLSSAIMTSANAADIAATYDNSCAACHDSGALNAIKKGDSAKWQQLIKQKSMPTLINSVKSGMTQMPAGGLCNSCSDDDYRKLIEYMSK
- a CDS encoding c-type cytochrome gives rise to the protein MKKLIAAASLCVASFSVQAAIIVPEYDVDAGKQIAETVCAACHGVDGVSVVPAQPNLGGQNVKYLYKQLVNFKAGYRKNGIMQSQIANLSQQDLANVAGYYASQAPWGVGFGNPATNQEATKLFLGGDKSRGVIGCAGCHGPDAAGNTWAAFPRLGGQHAQYISTQLKLFRAAGRVDDVDSDEQKRVNDAAKEGDMGMMQTVASKLSDRDIRILSDYISAVH
- a CDS encoding RnfH family protein, whose protein sequence is MVELTANGVQSDNNCAPSSEQTMLMTVYLAYAEDAKCQHYLTLQVNDETSLYEALRQAGWLVKFPALARWCEQVADITTPTAKRWHVGIYAQKQPLSYRLQPFDRIEVYRSLSADPMSQRKNKSRV
- a CDS encoding outer membrane protein assembly factor BamE; translation: MSHLTMIKTLTFRPLSPTSVLRKIVITSMLSATVAVSGCSLLSVYKIDLPQGTAITQAQAQKLQVGMNQNQVLYILGSPAIRDTLEPKRWDYIYDYKAGTEGSRKGIADVKNASQHLIIYFDNNGLVNRIEGIESLPAS
- the fur gene encoding ferric iron uptake transcriptional regulator produces the protein MASFTNQDLRKAGLKVTLPRIKILELLESAELHHMSAEEVYKALIEQGEDVGLATVYRVLTQFEQAGIVERHNFENNLSVFEITQEGHHDHLVCDVCGKIIEFHNEVIEEEQLKVAEKHGFKLSGHSLVLYGICNDQECRDSIK
- a CDS encoding PilT/PilU family type 4a pilus ATPase, encoding MDIDKLLQLMINKNGSDLFITADVAPSMKVNGKILPVGKTPLTAEQTMRLVKGVMTPNQQKEFEETNECQFAIADEAQQARFRVSAFIQRDMAGMILRKIENKIPTVEELRLPPALKELAMKKRGIILLVGATGTGKSTTLASMIGHRNQNSHGHIITIEDPIEFVHKHRGCIITQREVGIDTHSFEAGLKNTLRQAPDVILIGEIRNREVMSYAIQYAETGHLVFATLHANNANQAIDRIIHFFETSRHNQLFMDLSLNLQAIIAQQLIPTPDGKGRRAAIEILLNSQLISDYIRKGEVHEIKDVMTRSRDSGMQTFDQALFDLYEQGEITYKEAILHADSPNDLRLKIKLSSKNGTANLDEGADNLSLDIS